The Acidobacteriota bacterium genome window below encodes:
- a CDS encoding ImmA/IrrE family metallo-endopeptidase, translating into MFGRRLRLARKRAGLSMRSLAERMDPKITAQAISKYEAGKMMPSSAVLVGLARTLDVSLDFLMSAQVEALDGLEFRKRFSTPARDRARAEAVLIDNLERYLTIEEVLGIPSTGDSFGDLCNDSVSSEDQIDDKADELRKAWDLGMDPLPSLCALLEEKGIKVVEVDLPERINGLACRVMRGGRPVAEAIAVSKRTNVERKRFTLAHELAHRIIRSTRNTAIKLEAAMNRFAGAFLVPGRHLLEEAGGNRHRVTSYEIIDLKHTYGVSAAAMLVRLGQVGILRPAAVERAFRTFARSWRKKEPEPILPDQGFAAFEKPQRFKRLVWRAVGEELISPVRAAALLNESLDTVERQISGPAIQ; encoded by the coding sequence ATGTTTGGAAGACGACTTCGGCTCGCCCGTAAGCGAGCTGGCCTTTCCATGCGGTCGCTTGCCGAGCGGATGGACCCCAAGATCACCGCGCAGGCCATCAGCAAGTACGAAGCGGGCAAGATGATGCCCTCTTCGGCGGTTCTGGTCGGCCTCGCCAGGACACTCGATGTCTCGCTGGATTTTCTCATGAGCGCGCAGGTCGAGGCGCTCGACGGGCTTGAGTTCCGTAAACGCTTCAGCACCCCGGCTCGCGATCGCGCCAGGGCCGAGGCCGTCCTGATCGACAACCTCGAGCGATATCTGACCATCGAGGAAGTTCTCGGCATACCGTCCACGGGCGACTCTTTCGGGGACCTCTGCAACGACAGCGTCTCCAGCGAAGATCAGATCGACGACAAAGCCGATGAACTTCGCAAGGCGTGGGACCTCGGCATGGATCCGCTGCCCAGCCTCTGTGCTCTCCTGGAGGAAAAGGGGATCAAGGTAGTCGAAGTCGACCTCCCTGAGCGTATCAACGGCTTGGCGTGCCGCGTCATGAGAGGCGGCAGGCCCGTCGCCGAGGCGATAGCGGTATCCAAGCGGACGAACGTGGAGCGAAAACGCTTCACCCTGGCCCACGAACTCGCACACAGGATCATCCGCTCCACCAGAAACACCGCCATCAAGCTGGAGGCGGCAATGAACCGATTCGCAGGGGCCTTCCTTGTCCCGGGCCGACATCTCCTCGAGGAAGCGGGGGGGAACCGTCACCGTGTCACCTCCTACGAGATTATCGACCTCAAGCACACATACGGCGTCTCCGCGGCGGCCATGTTGGTCCGCCTCGGTCAAGTCGGGATCCTGCGTCCTGCTGCGGTCGAACGCGCATTTAGAACCTTCGCCCGATCCTGGCGGAAAAAAGAACCAGAACCTATTCTCCCCGATCAAGGATTCGCGGCGTTTGAGAAGCCCCAACGCTTCAAGCGACTTGTCTGGCGCGCCGTCGGTGAAGAGCTGATCTCGCCGGTCCGTGCGGCTGCTCTTCTCAACGAGTCCCTCGATACGGTCGAGCGGCAGATCAGCGGTCCAGCTATCCAGTGA
- a CDS encoding MBL fold metallo-hydrolase, whose amino-acid sequence MGRETSRFRRWALAALAGVVLLAVVLVAAVLAVFRFGALPLDHGTILGGGRVEAVVEELGPVAIGSYLITLENGGYALVDAGMDSEALAIRTVLQRRGAQARDVRFIFVTHAHGDHMGGLPSFPDAEVYAIEADAKAIRRARSRTVQGLADGDVVKASGTSVEVFAIPGHTPGSAAYLVYGVLFVGDSAAAAYDGSVQANWLFSEDAESNEESLAALARRLERRADDVQQIAFGHQGPVDGLGPLLKWASDRARR is encoded by the coding sequence ATGGGACGCGAAACGTCACGGTTCCGAAGGTGGGCACTTGCCGCGCTGGCTGGTGTAGTCCTTCTGGCAGTTGTCCTGGTAGCGGCCGTTCTCGCCGTGTTCCGCTTCGGCGCCTTGCCTCTCGACCACGGGACAATCTTGGGCGGCGGCCGCGTCGAGGCGGTGGTGGAAGAACTGGGTCCGGTGGCCATCGGGTCGTACCTGATCACCCTGGAGAACGGCGGCTACGCCCTCGTGGACGCCGGAATGGATTCGGAAGCCCTCGCAATCCGGACCGTCCTGCAGCGCCGAGGCGCCCAGGCCCGGGACGTGAGGTTCATCTTCGTGACCCACGCTCACGGAGACCACATGGGCGGACTCCCGTCGTTCCCCGATGCCGAGGTCTACGCCATCGAGGCCGATGCAAAGGCCATTCGCCGCGCGCGTTCACGCACCGTCCAAGGGCTGGCGGACGGCGACGTGGTCAAGGCATCTGGCACGTCGGTTGAGGTATTCGCGATACCGGGCCACACACCGGGCAGCGCCGCCTACCTGGTGTATGGCGTTCTGTTCGTGGGGGACAGCGCTGCTGCGGCGTATGACGGTTCGGTCCAGGCGAATTGGCTCTTCTCCGAGGATGCAGAGTCGAACGAGGAATCCCTTGCTGCCTTGGCGCGCCGCCTGGAACGCAGAGCGGACGACGTGCAGCAAATTGCATTCGGCCACCAAGGGCCTGTGGACGGTCTCGGGCCTCTTCTCAAGTGGGCATCCGATCGCGCGCGGCGGTAG
- a CDS encoding sigma-70 family RNA polymerase sigma factor: MEQSGSKDDAFRRFYDATAAAIRAYLLRHCSDRDSVDDLFQITYVKFLASRMAKTPDAPAARAYLYRIASNAIADHGRGLQKRNRLEGPERQVMATRPTANIADVLALREGLRTLSMREQQMLWLLYAEGFSHKEVARIMSLNRRSVRVLAFRARRKLSEYLTRSDPTARGANS; encoded by the coding sequence ATGGAGCAGTCCGGATCGAAGGACGATGCGTTCAGACGTTTCTACGATGCCACGGCAGCAGCGATCCGCGCTTATCTTCTCCGGCATTGCAGCGATCGGGACTCGGTCGACGACCTGTTCCAGATCACCTACGTCAAGTTTCTGGCGAGCCGCATGGCCAAGACTCCGGACGCGCCCGCGGCGCGAGCGTACCTGTACCGGATCGCGTCGAACGCTATCGCGGACCACGGTCGCGGTTTGCAGAAGCGCAACAGGCTGGAGGGACCGGAACGCCAAGTCATGGCAACCAGGCCCACTGCGAACATTGCCGATGTTCTCGCCCTGCGCGAGGGGCTCCGAACGTTGTCAATGCGCGAGCAGCAGATGCTCTGGTTGCTGTACGCGGAGGGGTTCTCCCACAAGGAGGTCGCCAGGATCATGAGTCTCAACAGGCGAAGCGTGCGGGTCCTGGCGTTTCGGGCCAGGAGAAAGCTTTCGGAGTACCTGACCCGCTCTGACCCAACTGCCAGGGGAGCGAACTCATGA
- a CDS encoding DUF4097 family beta strand repeat-containing protein, whose product MISNHHSRPGVSLGLLLLLSAAACWQAAGFEQTDVSEYTYPATALRNLSLENRNGRIHLQAWDRREIQLKVTKRVKGWRNEENKGILKEIKVERIHEGETLTIRTVWPNHWSWWGRSASVQYEIKLPRRMNVETTSSNGRVYASGLEGKQRYSTTNGRIQVQGGKGSLEAETVNGAIEIDGASGVLEAQTKNGSIRIQNIRGRLQAKTKNGRVRASFSASPDGEVALNTKNGSVRLTLPSQTHADVVARTANGSIATDFPLTVQGEIGKKLEGQLGGGGPPIRLSTVNGSIRISKLE is encoded by the coding sequence ATGATTTCCAATCACCACTCACGTCCGGGTGTGTCACTGGGTCTTCTCCTCCTGCTGTCAGCGGCTGCGTGCTGGCAGGCAGCGGGTTTCGAGCAGACCGACGTTTCTGAGTACACTTATCCTGCAACCGCCCTCCGGAACCTCTCACTGGAAAACAGAAACGGGCGCATTCACCTGCAAGCTTGGGACAGGCGTGAGATTCAGTTGAAGGTGACCAAGAGGGTCAAGGGGTGGCGGAACGAAGAGAACAAGGGGATCCTGAAAGAAATCAAAGTCGAACGGATTCACGAGGGAGAGACCTTGACGATCCGTACCGTTTGGCCCAATCACTGGAGTTGGTGGGGCCGTTCCGCATCTGTCCAATATGAAATCAAGCTGCCGCGCAGGATGAACGTGGAGACGACGTCTTCCAATGGGCGGGTTTACGCGTCCGGTCTGGAGGGAAAGCAGCGCTATTCCACCACCAACGGTAGGATTCAGGTCCAGGGAGGCAAGGGTTCCTTGGAGGCTGAAACCGTGAATGGCGCTATCGAAATTGACGGCGCCAGCGGTGTTCTCGAAGCTCAGACGAAGAACGGCTCGATTCGTATTCAGAATATCCGAGGACGCCTTCAGGCCAAGACGAAGAATGGAAGGGTCCGAGCGAGTTTTTCCGCCTCGCCGGACGGTGAGGTGGCGTTGAATACCAAGAACGGCTCGGTTCGTCTGACCTTGCCGTCCCAGACCCATGCGGATGTAGTCGCACGGACTGCCAACGGATCCATTGCAACCGATTTTCCGCTTACGGTTCAGGGCGAAATCGGGAAGAAATTGGAAGGCCAACTCGGAGGGGGCGGACCGCCCATAAGACTTTCCACCGTCAACGGCAGCATTCGGATTTCCAAATTGGAGTGA
- a CDS encoding transcriptional regulator gives MKLPADPDLPKLDELELLNGLLEHRVRLAICVLLSKYDAMSFTRLKQVLGETDGSLGAHLRKLENSGYLDVEKAYRNRRPVTWYRISTRGRTHLKRHLAVLTQLIDRAE, from the coding sequence GTGAAACTGCCGGCTGACCCGGACCTACCCAAACTGGATGAGCTGGAACTGCTCAATGGGCTCCTGGAGCACCGCGTGCGTCTGGCCATCTGCGTCCTGCTCTCCAAGTACGACGCCATGTCGTTTACCCGCCTCAAGCAGGTGCTGGGCGAGACGGACGGCAGCCTCGGAGCACATCTCCGCAAGCTGGAGAATTCCGGCTACCTGGATGTGGAGAAGGCGTACCGCAACCGGAGACCGGTTACCTGGTACCGGATCAGCACCCGCGGACGGACCCACCTGAAACGGCACCTTGCCGTCCTGACGCAACTGATCGATCGAGCCGAATAG
- a CDS encoding DUF1295 domain-containing protein — protein MTEVQFHSGLVWAIFLIAVVTFSSLLVLAAPYGRHYSGKGWGPHISNRASWVLMELPSSALFLCVFLSGSAAYQTVPLVLLGVWQCHYLNRTFVYPLRIRTAGKKMPLLVMACGFVFNSINAYVNARFISEFGQYGSEWLGDPRFLGGLVLFFAGLALNVHSDGILVQLRKPEEAGYAVPRGGAFRYVSCPNYLGEIVEWAGWALATWSPAGLAFFVYTAANLIPRARSHHQWYRERFSNYPASRKSLIPGLI, from the coding sequence ATGACAGAAGTACAATTCCACAGCGGACTGGTCTGGGCGATTTTCCTGATCGCTGTCGTGACCTTTTCGAGCCTGTTGGTCCTGGCTGCTCCCTACGGCCGGCACTACTCCGGGAAGGGCTGGGGCCCGCACATTTCGAACCGGGCCAGTTGGGTCCTCATGGAGCTTCCGTCGTCAGCTCTCTTCCTGTGCGTTTTTCTCTCGGGATCAGCCGCATACCAGACAGTTCCGCTGGTTCTTCTCGGAGTCTGGCAGTGTCACTATCTCAACCGGACGTTTGTCTATCCTCTGCGCATTCGGACCGCGGGGAAGAAAATGCCTCTTCTGGTGATGGCCTGCGGCTTCGTTTTCAACTCGATCAACGCGTACGTCAACGCTCGGTTCATATCGGAGTTCGGCCAATATGGGTCCGAATGGCTGGGAGACCCGAGATTCCTGGGCGGTCTGGTGTTGTTCTTTGCCGGTCTGGCCCTGAACGTCCACTCTGACGGCATCCTCGTACAATTGCGCAAACCCGAAGAAGCCGGATACGCGGTTCCCCGGGGTGGCGCCTTCCGCTACGTTTCGTGTCCGAACTACCTCGGAGAGATCGTAGAGTGGGCGGGCTGGGCGCTTGCCACATGGTCGCCGGCTGGACTGGCCTTCTTCGTATACACCGCAGCAAACTTGATCCCGAGAGCGCGCAGCCACCATCAGTGGTACCGGGAGCGATTCTCCAACTACCCGGCCAGCCGGAAATCCCTGATTCCAGGCCTGATCTGA
- a CDS encoding mandelate racemase/muconate lactonizing enzyme family protein: MDKIRTIQVIPLIRRLDRVFSGSTYQIVSRNTIYARIETEGGIIGEAFGGDEDIHQQKVVQIANDCLAPRLIGAGIWPVEPLWRRMFDTPDLPLHNRGIHTLDMINHAILMQAIAIIDMAIWDAVGKSLGKPLWQLLGGFRSRVPVVGIGGYYKPGALDELGEEIQLCIDLGLAGIKLKVGKASVDEDIRRVEYIRKHFAESFVVACDANQAWTFEQAHRFAQGVADLNLEWLEEPVRWYDQLEGLKRLRNSTAIPLVAGQGEISKWGCRDLVLGGCVDTLNVDATIAAGITEWMRIASFAETMDINMGHHEEPQVALHMLAAIPNSTYVEIFHQKERDPMWYELVEDLPLIADGFMYPNEGPGLGWHYNAEVIDRYGQPA; this comes from the coding sequence ATGGACAAGATACGAACCATCCAAGTCATTCCCCTGATTCGGCGCCTGGACCGGGTCTTCAGCGGAAGCACCTACCAGATCGTTTCGCGCAACACCATCTACGCCCGAATCGAAACCGAGGGGGGAATCATCGGCGAGGCCTTCGGTGGGGACGAGGACATCCACCAGCAGAAGGTGGTCCAAATCGCCAACGATTGCCTGGCGCCCCGGCTGATCGGCGCCGGGATCTGGCCCGTGGAACCGCTCTGGCGAAGGATGTTCGACACCCCCGATCTGCCGCTGCACAATCGCGGCATCCACACCTTGGACATGATCAACCACGCCATCCTGATGCAGGCCATCGCCATCATCGACATGGCGATCTGGGACGCCGTCGGGAAGTCCCTGGGCAAGCCGTTGTGGCAATTGCTGGGCGGTTTTCGAAGCCGGGTCCCGGTGGTCGGGATCGGCGGCTACTACAAGCCGGGAGCGTTGGACGAGTTGGGCGAGGAGATTCAACTCTGCATCGATCTGGGCCTGGCGGGAATCAAGCTGAAGGTGGGGAAGGCTTCGGTCGACGAGGACATCCGCCGGGTGGAATACATTCGGAAGCATTTTGCCGAATCCTTCGTGGTCGCCTGCGACGCGAACCAGGCGTGGACGTTCGAGCAGGCGCACCGCTTCGCACAAGGCGTCGCGGACCTGAACCTGGAGTGGCTGGAGGAACCCGTCCGTTGGTACGACCAGTTGGAGGGGTTGAAGCGGCTGAGGAACTCGACCGCCATTCCCCTCGTCGCCGGGCAGGGGGAGATCTCCAAATGGGGCTGCCGGGACTTGGTCCTGGGCGGCTGCGTCGACACACTCAACGTGGACGCCACCATCGCCGCCGGCATCACCGAGTGGATGAGGATCGCCTCCTTTGCCGAAACCATGGACATCAACATGGGTCACCATGAGGAGCCTCAGGTCGCGCTTCACATGCTGGCGGCCATTCCCAATTCCACCTATGTGGAGATCTTCCATCAGAAGGAGCGGGACCCCATGTGGTACGAGCTGGTGGAGGACCTGCCCCTCATCGCCGATGGATTCATGTATCCCAACGAAGGTCCGGGACTGGGCTGGCACTACAATGCCGAGGTCATCGATCGATATGGCCAGCCGGCTTAG
- a CDS encoding thiamine pyrophosphate-dependent dehydrogenase E1 component subunit alpha — protein sequence MTDQARHAAAVSPDQALGWYRQMVHIRKFEEKVVELSGRGLVSGSTHPCIAQEAVSVGCISALNAEDLVLATYRGHGTFLARGGDPKAAMAEILCRETGCCKGKGGSMHLCDPDIGFLGTNAIVAAHIPIASGVALANQLKKTNRVTLCLFGDGASCEGAFYETLNMVALWKVPVVLVCENNGYAISVPVKKSLSVAEIATRAQGFDMPGVSIDGNDIVEVYETTRQAVERAREGGGPTLIECRTVRWERHSALSAGFYESREERKRWQVVDPIPRFRTVLTDQMAIQASVLEEMEQEAEEAAEEAAEFAIRSPFTGTAQLEQDIFA from the coding sequence ATGACAGATCAGGCTCGACACGCCGCGGCCGTCAGCCCGGACCAGGCGCTGGGCTGGTATCGCCAGATGGTCCACATCCGGAAGTTCGAGGAGAAGGTGGTGGAACTCTCCGGGAGGGGACTGGTCAGCGGTTCCACGCACCCCTGCATCGCCCAGGAGGCGGTCTCCGTGGGCTGTATTTCCGCCTTGAACGCGGAGGACCTGGTGCTGGCCACCTACCGCGGACACGGCACCTTCCTCGCCCGGGGCGGAGACCCCAAGGCCGCCATGGCCGAGATCCTCTGCCGGGAGACCGGTTGCTGCAAGGGCAAAGGGGGATCCATGCACCTGTGCGACCCCGACATCGGCTTCCTGGGGACCAACGCCATCGTGGCGGCTCACATCCCCATCGCCTCGGGTGTCGCCCTGGCCAACCAGTTGAAGAAGACGAATCGGGTGACCCTCTGCCTCTTCGGCGACGGGGCCTCCTGTGAAGGCGCCTTCTACGAGACCTTGAACATGGTCGCCCTCTGGAAGGTTCCGGTGGTGCTGGTCTGCGAGAACAACGGCTACGCGATATCGGTCCCGGTGAAGAAGTCGTTGAGCGTGGCCGAAATCGCCACCCGCGCCCAAGGGTTCGACATGCCCGGCGTTTCCATCGACGGAAACGACATCGTCGAGGTCTACGAGACCACGAGACAGGCGGTGGAGCGGGCGCGCGAGGGCGGGGGGCCGACGCTGATCGAGTGCAGGACCGTGCGCTGGGAACGCCACAGCGCCCTCTCGGCCGGATTCTACGAGTCGCGCGAGGAGAGGAAACGCTGGCAGGTGGTGGATCCCATCCCCAGGTTCCGCACCGTCCTCACGGATCAGATGGCGATCCAGGCTTCGGTGCTGGAGGAGATGGAGCAGGAGGCGGAAGAGGCTGCCGAGGAAGCCGCCGAGTTCGCCATCCGGAGCCCCTTTACGGGTACGGCGCAACTCGAACAAGATATCTTTGCCTGA
- a CDS encoding alpha-ketoacid dehydrogenase subunit beta, producing the protein MREITYSQAINEAIREEMRRDPDIVLLGQDIGVYGGTFGVYRGLCDEFGEDRVRDGPLSEAATAGFGIGLAVAGMRAIVEIEFMDFSPLVLDAVANQASKMRYFFGGKVKVPLVLRMPSASKLGLGAQHSQSLESWFMHTPGLLIAMPSTPYDAKGLLKTAVRQDNPVIFIEHVRLYATKGEVPEEEYNLPFGSARIVREGSDVTVVAIAMMVQEAVQSADELEKEGISVEIIDPRTLAPLDGGTIVESVKKTGRLLVTHEAYRTAGVGAEIGQVALEGAFDYLVAPIRRVAGKHQPIPAGPLQDEVFPDRNKLAAAIRDLMEEG; encoded by the coding sequence ATGAGAGAGATCACCTACTCACAGGCCATCAACGAAGCGATTCGGGAAGAAATGCGCCGCGATCCGGACATCGTCCTCCTGGGCCAGGACATCGGCGTCTACGGCGGGACCTTCGGGGTCTACCGGGGCCTCTGCGACGAGTTCGGCGAGGACCGGGTCCGGGACGGGCCGCTCTCGGAAGCGGCCACCGCGGGCTTCGGAATCGGTCTCGCCGTAGCCGGCATGAGGGCCATCGTGGAGATCGAGTTCATGGACTTCTCGCCGCTGGTCCTGGACGCGGTGGCCAATCAGGCTTCCAAGATGCGCTATTTCTTCGGGGGCAAGGTCAAGGTGCCCCTGGTGCTGCGGATGCCCAGCGCCAGCAAGCTGGGCCTGGGCGCCCAGCATTCCCAGAGCCTCGAGTCGTGGTTCATGCACACTCCGGGACTGCTGATCGCCATGCCGTCGACCCCCTACGACGCCAAGGGACTCCTGAAGACCGCCGTTCGCCAGGACAACCCGGTCATCTTCATCGAACACGTCCGGCTCTACGCCACCAAGGGAGAGGTGCCCGAGGAGGAGTACAACCTCCCCTTCGGCAGCGCCCGGATCGTTCGCGAAGGTTCGGACGTCACCGTCGTCGCCATCGCCATGATGGTTCAGGAGGCGGTTCAATCCGCCGACGAGTTGGAGAAGGAGGGGATCAGCGTGGAGATCATCGATCCCCGCACCCTGGCTCCCCTGGACGGCGGCACCATTGTCGAATCGGTGAAGAAGACCGGCCGCCTGCTGGTGACCCACGAGGCCTACCGGACCGCGGGCGTCGGGGCCGAGATCGGACAGGTGGCTCTGGAGGGCGCCTTCGACTACCTGGTCGCTCCCATTCGCCGCGTCGCCGGCAAGCACCAGCCGATCCCCGCCGGACCATTGCAGGACGAGGTCTTTCCCGACCGCAACAAGTTGGCCGCGGCCATCAGGGACCTCATGGAGGAGGGATAG
- a CDS encoding CoA-binding protein, with the protein MGILIDRGTTILVQGITGREASFFTRESLDYGARVVAGVTPGKGGQEVYGVPVYDCVRNALRNHRIDAGVVSVPPFAVRDAALESIESGIRLLVVMTERVPRRDVAALLDAAREHGARIIGPNSLGLISPGESKLGAVGGNVENTLRTFAKGPVGVMSRSGGMTSEFANILGQEGLGQSTCVSIGGDPLIGSTFQDLFPLFEEDRQTRAVALFCEPGGIMEEEFARFYSSRTNPKPVVAFIAGRFADQMPGTRFGHAAVIVEGDRGSTRKKRALLKDAGVQVADRLSDVPKFIKELLSHGHVH; encoded by the coding sequence ATGGGAATACTGATCGACCGCGGAACCACGATTCTGGTCCAAGGGATCACCGGTCGGGAAGCCAGTTTCTTCACCCGCGAATCTCTTGACTACGGCGCCCGGGTCGTAGCCGGAGTGACGCCGGGAAAGGGAGGCCAGGAGGTCTACGGAGTCCCCGTCTACGACTGTGTCAGGAACGCTCTTCGCAACCACCGCATCGACGCCGGCGTCGTCTCGGTTCCTCCCTTCGCGGTTCGGGACGCCGCACTGGAGTCCATCGAGAGCGGAATCCGACTCCTGGTCGTCATGACCGAGCGGGTCCCCCGGCGGGACGTCGCCGCCCTGCTGGACGCCGCGCGCGAGCATGGCGCCCGCATCATCGGTCCCAACAGCCTGGGGCTCATCTCTCCCGGCGAGTCCAAGCTGGGGGCCGTGGGCGGCAACGTGGAGAACACGCTTCGGACCTTCGCCAAGGGTCCCGTCGGAGTCATGTCCCGCAGCGGCGGGATGACGAGCGAGTTCGCCAATATCCTGGGTCAGGAGGGGCTGGGCCAGTCCACCTGCGTCAGCATCGGAGGCGATCCGCTGATCGGCTCCACCTTTCAGGACCTGTTCCCGTTGTTCGAGGAGGACCGCCAGACCCGGGCGGTCGCCCTCTTCTGCGAACCCGGCGGGATCATGGAGGAGGAGTTCGCCCGGTTCTATTCCTCCCGCACGAATCCGAAACCGGTGGTGGCCTTCATCGCGGGCCGATTCGCCGACCAAATGCCGGGCACGCGATTCGGCCACGCCGCGGTGATCGTCGAAGGGGACCGCGGCAGCACCCGGAAGAAGCGGGCGCTCCTGAAGGACGCCGGGGTCCAGGTGGCCGACCGGCTGTCGGATGTCCCGAAATTCATCAAGGAATTACTGAGCCATGGGCATGTTCATTGA
- a CDS encoding dihydrolipoamide acetyltransferase family protein has product METIQLPKLAITMEEGTVVRWLKREGDPIVKGDPVVEIETEKANAEIESTCGGYLKRIAVKEGETAPVEAVLAYIAGDEAELNAPFEPAIPEPKPKARPVSTKPSPKAPPRVPAAKPKGPVRAAPAARRLARELGLDLASIQGSGPGGRILPADVHRAKAAAAEPPKDPLEKRRPVIATLAKSIESIPHIHICRELPADGLMAVKQRNRDVTYTEILLKALALAVEKSPVFKTSLVDGRLHQPDTTRLGFVVDVEDALVIPTIEDPASKSIRDLAAEVRGLTRRARQGTLKHAHVSGATVSLSNLGMHEVDLFTAVIPYGQVAVLTTGRIRYQPSLREGSLVEVPRLWANLTVDHRLIDGVAAAKFLKTLANLLRDGSGGFLTGGLPFT; this is encoded by the coding sequence ATGGAGACAATCCAATTGCCGAAGTTGGCCATCACCATGGAAGAGGGAACCGTGGTGCGATGGCTCAAACGGGAGGGCGACCCCATCGTCAAGGGTGATCCGGTGGTCGAGATCGAGACCGAGAAGGCCAATGCCGAGATCGAATCCACCTGCGGCGGGTACTTGAAGAGAATCGCCGTCAAAGAAGGTGAAACCGCTCCGGTGGAAGCCGTGCTGGCCTATATCGCCGGCGACGAAGCGGAATTGAATGCTCCATTCGAACCCGCCATTCCCGAGCCGAAGCCGAAAGCCCGGCCGGTTTCCACGAAGCCGTCCCCCAAGGCCCCGCCCCGGGTACCCGCGGCGAAACCGAAAGGCCCGGTTCGCGCCGCTCCGGCCGCCCGCCGTCTGGCGCGGGAACTGGGCCTGGATCTCGCCTCCATTCAGGGGAGCGGCCCCGGAGGACGCATCCTGCCGGCGGACGTTCATCGGGCGAAAGCGGCTGCCGCCGAACCGCCGAAGGACCCGCTTGAAAAGCGAAGGCCCGTCATCGCCACCCTGGCCAAGTCCATCGAGTCGATTCCCCACATTCACATCTGCCGGGAATTGCCTGCGGATGGGTTGATGGCCGTCAAGCAACGCAACCGGGACGTCACCTACACGGAGATCCTGCTCAAGGCACTGGCGCTGGCGGTCGAGAAATCTCCCGTGTTCAAGACTTCACTCGTAGACGGCCGGCTCCACCAGCCGGACACAACCAGGCTGGGGTTCGTCGTCGACGTGGAGGACGCCCTGGTGATCCCCACCATCGAAGATCCGGCAAGCAAGTCGATCCGGGATCTGGCCGCCGAGGTGCGCGGCCTGACCCGCCGGGCCCGGCAGGGGACCCTGAAGCACGCCCACGTGAGCGGCGCCACGGTGAGCCTCAGCAATCTCGGAATGCATGAGGTCGACCTCTTCACGGCCGTCATCCCTTACGGCCAGGTCGCCGTGCTCACCACCGGCCGGATCCGATATCAGCCGTCCCTCCGAGAGGGATCGCTCGTTGAAGTCCCACGGCTGTGGGCGAACCTGACTGTCGACCACCGCCTCATCGACGGCGTCGCCGCCGCCAAGTTCTTGAAAACGCTGGCAAACTTGCTTCGGGATGGGAGCGGCGGTTTCCTAACCGGCGGACTGCCATTCACATAG
- a CDS encoding cyclase family protein has translation MPTIRVMLIAVLLLPVLIHCLAPEPQAQPRYPLTSEDVDQWMEELSNWGRWGPDDQLGALNLITPQKRVQAAALVKDGFTVSLSRDATKEKSIDNASPYEHVMTMTGVDPDSRFAVDTLSVLFHGYAHTHLDALCHMFYRGKMYNGYSQEEVTAEGARRLDIHKLKNGIFTRGVLFDIPRLKGVPYLEPGTPIFPEDLEAWEKKAGFKVSSGDVVFIRTGRWARRAAVGPWDVTKASSGLHASCAKWLKERDVAMLGSEAASDVHPSLVEGITHPIHQLVLIAMGVHIFDSCDLETLGQAAAERERWEFLLTTAPIPVEGGTGSPMNPIAVF, from the coding sequence GTGCCAACCATCCGAGTAATGCTCATTGCGGTGCTTCTGCTTCCCGTCCTGATTCATTGCCTGGCTCCGGAGCCTCAGGCTCAACCGCGATATCCTCTGACCAGCGAAGATGTCGATCAGTGGATGGAGGAGCTCTCCAACTGGGGCCGCTGGGGTCCGGACGACCAGTTGGGCGCCCTCAACCTGATTACGCCGCAAAAGCGAGTGCAGGCCGCCGCGCTGGTCAAGGATGGGTTCACGGTGTCGCTGTCGCGCGACGCGACCAAGGAGAAGTCCATCGACAACGCCTCGCCCTATGAACACGTCATGACCATGACCGGGGTCGACCCGGATTCCCGGTTCGCCGTCGACACCTTGTCGGTCTTGTTTCACGGTTACGCGCACACCCATCTGGACGCCCTCTGCCACATGTTCTACCGGGGCAAGATGTACAACGGGTACTCCCAAGAGGAGGTCACCGCGGAAGGCGCCCGGCGACTGGACATACACAAGCTCAAGAACGGTATCTTCACGCGCGGGGTCCTTTTCGATATTCCGAGACTGAAGGGTGTGCCCTACCTGGAACCGGGGACTCCCATCTTTCCCGAGGACCTGGAGGCTTGGGAGAAGAAGGCGGGATTCAAGGTTTCGAGTGGAGACGTCGTTTTCATCCGGACGGGCCGCTGGGCGCGGCGCGCCGCCGTGGGACCCTGGGACGTGACCAAGGCCTCGTCCGGGCTCCACGCCTCCTGTGCCAAGTGGCTGAAGGAGCGGGACGTGGCGATGCTGGGAAGTGAAGCTGCCAGTGACGTCCATCCATCCCTGGTGGAGGGGATCACGCATCCGATCCACCAACTCGTCCTGATCGCCATGGGAGTTCACATCTTCGACAGTTGCGACCTTGAGACCCTGGGCCAAGCCGCGGCGGAACGGGAGCGCTGGGAATTTCTCCTGACCACGGCCCCGATTCCGGTGGAAGGGGGGACAGGTTCTCCCATGAATCCCATCGCGGTATTCTGA